TTATCAaattctatttatatatataaatatatgtttgtAGTATTAATGGAAAAAGGTGTTATGCATTAATGGTCAACACAATTGGATATACGTGGCCGCATGATATTTATGGACACCAGTCTCTGATTCTCTGACTGACCAATAAGTTGCGAGAGAATcatgaagaaaaacaaaaagtgcATGTATAATAAGTTATTTGTGACTGTGAGAAAATGGTGAGTGTTGTTGCCTTGGTTTTCTTGGGCACCATGTTTGCATTAGTAGCAGCAACAAATGGTGGACAGTATCCAGCATTATTTGCATTTGGAGATTCCATTCTTGATACCGGAAATAACAACAACCTTGCAACTTTAACCAAGTCTAATTTTCCTCCTTACGGAAGAGATTTTATTGGAGGAAAACCAACAGGAAGATTCTGTGATGGGAAAGTCCCATCAGATCTTATAGGTAATACATTCAACGAACTACCTTTATAGGATATATATTTACTTATTCATTATTGTAGATATATACTAatctttattctttaattttctgataaaataaaatcatgtcACATATAAATAATTGGAACGCGGTGCGTGTTACATATTTAGCGGGAGATCTTGGAATCAAAGGCACGTTACCTGCATATCTTGATCCAAATTTGCGGAATGAAGATCTTTCCACGGGTGTAAGCTTTGCCTCAGGTGGAACAGGAAATGATGATCTCACCGCTCAAACACAGGTAAAAGAACATacattcaattttaattttagcttattcaataataaaatacaaaaatgattAGCAGGGTGCTTTATCACTATCGACACAAATGAAAAATTTCCAAGAGTGCATAGGAAGGCTAAAAGCATTTATGGGAGAAGAAAGAGCGAACTACATAATATCAAACAGCTTGTATCTGCTTTCATCAGGAAACAATGATATTGCCCTCACTTATTCTTCACCACTCAGAAGCAGCATTCCTTTCCCTTTATACGCTTCTCAATTAGTTGGCTGGACCTCGGATTTTCTCAAGGTAATAATTCGTTACTTTAATTAATTCGTCACCAATTCCAACATGCATGCTTACCGTTATATATGACGAAGCAACTATACGATGCCGGAGCAAGAAAAGTGTGGGTTCTGAGTACATTGCCATTGGGGTGCTTGCCGGGAGGTAGAACTGTAGCAGGAGGTCCTTTAAGATTGTGTTCTGATACTGTTAATAGAGAAGCTCAATTATTCAATGATCAATTAGCATCGGCTGTTAGTTCTTTACAAGGCACACTTTCTGGTTCTGCCTTTCAATTCATTGATATCTATGCTACACTGCTCAATATCATACAAAATCCTTTTAGCTCAGGTTAGTGTGGCTCTCATCATGTGCTATTGAATCATCATATATATCATGtatgtttaagttaattaatcaTTTCAGGGTTTCTAAATGTTGCAAATGGATGTTGTGGGACTGGACTGGTTGAGATTGGAGAGACATGTAAGTTAGCCCTTGGTTCCTGCCCAAATCCTGCAGCATATGTTTTCTGGGACGCTGGTCATCCAACTCAAAGAGCCTATGAGCTCATAGTCTCTTCTATACTGCCAAAATAGTCATATATATTAATCATTAACATCTCTAAATAATTAACTTTCTTTTCTATGCTCTCATTTAATAATAAAGTCTGTGTGAACGCCTCCTCGCCGGCatacaatatttaatttaaaggcTCAATTAAATACCCAAATTCTTAAGCCTTAGTCTTATATAGGaagaatttcaggtattttaaTATTGGTGTTCTAGAATTCTTAAAAGTAATGGAGAAAATTGTGCTTTTCACATTTGTACGTGTAAAccaattaaagaaaataaatgcaGATCATACTggtttctttgtgttttttgacacaagaactaataaaaataaatatttattttatattttgagctagttaattgttttttttttttcaaaagttaaagcagaaaataaataatttttttacaatttttgagAAGCAagtaaaaatctatttttatcatAAGCGAAAGTAGAAGgagttgaaaagaagaaaaatctgtcattaattttaaaaagataaacttGCAAATttatctctatatttttttcagaaagacagatttcttcttttaaaaaaatatacctttTAAATGTAATATTATACGaatattaatgtttttaatgttaaattttcttttacGCTGAGTTTAAAATAGGATATAATTCGTTTCATTCCAGTGCCTTAttacatgaaaagtaaattataatCCTAAATAAATATCATCATTTGATATTAATATAATGTTTTTTGGTGGCCTcgctatataaatataaattaatttcgTTTGAAATGATTGATAATATGTATATTGTACATAAATAACActatctatttatttaaaatcttttttataaaagttgtaatgtgtaaaaataataactttacTTTTTTGCTATTTAAAGAATAATCTCTCATATTTTTTTCCTTATGTAATTAATTTACTTATTAAACTTCATTATTGTTTGcctactaaaattaaaaaagcgGTTTTTCATATATTCTTTTCAATAGTGTGTTTATTGTCCTAGATATATCTTAAATTCTTTAATCGTAATCATtcgaagagaaaaaaattatacaataaatcatattataaaaataaattatttacatataaattaaCTATATGATCATTACACAAAAGCatcacaaaatttattattatatatactaatcttaCATATATCTAATCTCAGgtataaactattttaataactatgtgaattattattaaaatggtGGTCTATTTTCGACTTTTTTTTTTAGTCCCATTGGACGATGTCGAATTGAGTAATTTTGTTGGAccctaaaacaaaatattaatatggCGTATCAGAAATTGTTCCTATATAATATTGTAGAAAGATATTATTGTGAGACGAAGAATAATTATCACTCAAGTTTACCTCAATCCAATCTATTTTAATTGATCCGTCtagtaataatataataatctgCCTTTCATAAGGATTGACATTAAACATGAAATGAAGAACAAGAGAggaaatgagagagagagagaattctgCAGAGTTAGTTTGGTGTAAGAATGAATTTCTGGTTTAGGTGATCTATATACACGTACATACACGTGCGTGCTTGCACAGGCTACACTCTAACTAATTGCCTAACTTCTAAGTTCTAACTAACAGATTCTATAAATATCAACCCAACTAACATTTTTTCTCGAGTTGATAATTATGCAGAGATCATAATTGTCAACTTGCAATGAGGATTTGCAACTACCACCTTCGAACATTAAGATTGTGTTCTGAGATAGTCGATGGAGAAGCTCAATTATTCAATGCCCAGTTAGCATTCGCTGTTACTTCTTTGCAAGCGCAGGGTTTTCTAATGATGTGGTGGGAGAGGGCAAAGTGAGATGGCAACTACATGTGTTCAAGTATCTTTATCCCAAGGACATTAGTTAAAAGCATTATTAACTTTTTCCAATATTCAATAGGAAAAATATACGTGAACAATAATTATAgtgaacaatatgaacaatggggttacaaatataaattattcataaatttaattaatgatataattaatttaattagaataataactattttttaaaatttgaaaaatcatctTTTTGGATAAGGAACGGATACTCGTTTCTTATCCTCTGAAACCATATCTCCTCCCTATCTTGGTGGTCCTTCCCAATAACAAAGCCAACTTTTTCCACCCACTCAGGACCTACGCTGCCTTCTCCTATTCCGACGTCCGATCAGTTCTCTAAGcggagaaaattttttttcaccaCACCCCACAACCAGCGCACCGTGCAGCCCGTCCTAAGTCTCCGTGATCACGCACTGTGCAGCCTCTGCAGTCCAAAACCTCCACCATTGCAGCCTCCACCATATTTCATTTCTCACTCTCGGTGGACCTTCCTCGTCCTGGAAGCCAGCCATCGCCGCGCACCTGCAGTCGATGCCGCCTTCCTTTGCGCCAACGTCCGACCAACTCTCCAAGCCACGAATTTTTTTTTACCCACAACCGACAACCCGCGAACCGTGCAGCCCCCGCAACCCACACGAAGCCAGTTCGAGCACCGTCGCTGCCGCGCTCGCTCCCTTGCACTGTCCTTGACTCGCCCCCTCGCACCGTCCCTTGTGCGCCTGTGCATTGCTTCTGCTCCCTCGCGCCGACGCTGACTCGCCCCTCGCTGACTCGGTGTCGAACATCCTCTACACAAAGCAACAAAAATCACAACCAGATTCTTCCTGTCCTGgttcctattttttttctttttttcttttatttaaactGGTATTGGAATAAACCTTATGAAATTTCCTGATGAAAATGGAGAACCCAGACCGAAAGTGATTGGAAGCATATTGGATCATCCTGCTTATAACATTCTGCATATTGGAACTCTTTTTGTTGTTAGataatttgtaaattttttatacGAGTTATGTGGGATAAATTGAGAACTGTCATATGCCAATTGGTCCAATTATAAGAGAAACAActaagagaataaaagaaggTTTTGCAAACATGGCTAAATCATGTGTTCAGGAGATGCATCAAGAATTAGGCAAGACAATGATTAGCGTTTATCAAAAGTCAAATGTCTTACTATTTTACAAGATGCATTGAAGACCCTCGTTAATCAAGATGTCACCTtcttagaatttattttatatttattttatttttgttgtttgtttgttttaggCTCAGATATTATTTGGcccattttttttctattctactGAACTTATGAGTTAGGGTTTTAAATTTAAGAGGTATAAAAATCCTCTAAGACTTGGTAGCCActtttttccttaattttgatgaatgaaATTTTCTTTGAGTTTCTTTGAGAAACTTGGGTGTTATCAGGTGAGGTAGAGTGATTCCCTGAGCTGTTGCATCAGGAAATCAAATTGAGGTAGAGGGGTCCCTTTCTTTGATCTTCCATCTTATCCTGGGTTACGTTCCGTATCATTTGGTATCAGATTTCAGGTACTAGATTAATTTTCATTAGTCTACGTTTATCCTTCTTGTGttctaaatacattaaaaaaaatccaaccaCATATAGACAGTTTATCCTTACGTCttattcttttcttgttgattggATTTTTCATTCCTTTTCCTAAGATTATTATCTGTCCTTGCTGCTTTTGTGTTTCTCATTATTCTTTTCCTCCTTTCTTTCCTATTAGTTTATTATCTTTCTTctcattattagaaaaaaaaaagagtacgcACTTTGaagtttttttctattattagtAAATTTTCTTTTGCCAACACATCTTGagtacaaaaaaaagagagtacgTACTTTAAAGTTTTCATAGTAGCACTTTagcaaagtaaaaaaaaaacgttgtatttttctataaagaaaacaaagcaacaatatcaaaaaaaaagtaacaaaaaaaagaaaaaaaatatatacatacgttattattattattcttattcttattatttttattttttttattatccttatcttgtgtcttttgtgtctttgtccctttttattatcctttCCATCTTTTCTTTTATCGTTGTGTCGGATTTTctctatcttttatttttgtttgatttctAAAGTGCAACAGTCAAAGAGATTCAAGAGTGGTAAAAGGCAAGTGTGGTAAGTTCAATAGAGGGTAAAagccaattttaaaaataaacacgAGTGTCCATCTTTGAGTGAAACACGTGAGCGAGTGATTGTGAGGTCCTTTCTATAACATTTTGTTACAGGTTCATTGTTATGACAACTCATTCCGAAGATACTGTAGTTGACATGGAGTTGATGCAAAAGGTTATTCAACACTTAACCAATCACTTGACTAAATTGGAAGCATGGAGGCAAGAGGTGACATAGACACTATCCAAGAATACTAAACAAGGACCTTTTCGAAATCGGCGTCTTAATCATGTACCTTCTGATGATGACTCTGATGGGGTTATAACACCTCGACACAAAAGTCAAGATTGCAATATCAATGCCATCAAGATGCAAATACCACCATTCAAAGGGAGAAATAATCCTGAAGTTTATTTGGAGTGGGAACgtaaggtggaaagaatttttgCTTGTCATAATTACTCTGAAGCAAAGAAGGTTCGTTTGGCAGCAGTTGCATTCTCTGACTATGCCTTGCTTTGGTGGGATGAACTGGTGAAGACAAGACGGAGGAATGATGATCACCCTATAGAGTCTTGGGATCTTATGAAGCgcctcatgaagaaatgatttGTGCCTTCGTACTACTACAGGGAAGTGCATCAGAAGTTACATCGACTGACTCAAGGCTCCAAGTCCGTTGAAGACTACCATAAGAAAATGGAGATGCTTATGATTACTGCCAACATAGAAGAGGATACTGAGGTTATTATGGCACGATTTGTAGGTGGTTTGAATAGAGCGATTGCTGATGTGGTGGAGTTACACCATTATGTGGAGATGGAGAATTTGGTCAGTATGGCCATGAAGGTGGAAAGGCAACAAcaaagaagaacaccaagaggCTTGTCTCATGCTAATCCCAAGTGGGACTCTCGTGGTGCTGACACAACAAAGACTATGAATATTGAATCCAATGCGTTGTTTGATGctaagaagaagaaaggtaCTTCTAACTCTTCTTCTGCTACTTCTAGGCATCGAGATATTAAATACTTCAAGTGTCATGGTATGGGTCATTATGCTAATGAATGCCTAAACAGGAGATTGATGGTTATTAGAGGAGATGATATTGTGTCTGATTCTGATCATGGTGATGATTCTGATCATAATAGTATGCCACTTTCGGAGGATTATTCCGATGGTGATGTTGAGTATGCAGTCCATGGTGAATCTCTTGTTGTTAGACGCGTTTTGAATTTTCAGGTGAAAGAAAAAAGTCTAGAACAACGCCACAATCTTTTTCACACTAGATGCTTGGTGGGTGGAAAAGTGTGTAGTCTAATTATTGACGGCGGGAGTTGGACTAATGTGGCTAGTACACTTATGGTGGAGAAATTAGGTTTGACATGTGTTCGACATCCTAAACCATATACGTTGCAGTGATTGAATGACAGTGGAGAGATCAAGGTTGACAAATAGGTGACAATTGCATTCTCTATTGGCAAGTATGTTGATGAGGCATTGTGTGATGTGGAGCCAATGTAAGCTTGTCATTTATTATTGGGGCGATCTTGGCAGTTCGACTGTCGAGCATTTCATGATGGTTACATGAATCGATTCTCCTTTGATTTTAATGGTCGCAAGATCACTCTTGCTCCTTTATCACCTAAGGAGGTTTACCTTGAGCAGTTGAAGCTTCAACAGGATACCAAGGGGAATGTGGGATGTGAGATCACAGAAAAATCTGAGAGAAAAGAGGCTATGAGAGAAAAGAATATAGCAAAAGGCCCAAAGGTGAGtgacaagaaagaaaagagtccATGTCATGAGAGTAGTACAAAtaccaaaaaatttgagaaagtTGAGAGCaaattgtgtttctttgcaAAAGAGAGAGATTTAAAGAGTGCTTTAATAGGCAAGAAAGCTTTGTTTATGGTTCGGTTTCGGGATACTTTATTTTCTGACACTGACCTTAACCTAAATTTGCCAAATAGCTTTGTCTCTTTGTTGCAGGAATTTGCCGATGTCTTCCCTATTGACGTACCACGTGGTTTGCCTCCATTACGTGGGATTGAGcaccaaattaattttattcttggTGCTAGCATTCCTAATAGACCAGCCTATAGGAGTAATTCTGAAGAGACAAAGGAGCTTCAAAGGCAAGTGGAGGAGTTATTAGCCAAAGGTCACATCCGGAGAGTATGAGTCCATGTGTTGTACCAGTTTTGTTGGTTCCAAAGAAGGATGGTACTTGGCGAATGTGTGTGGATTGTCGTGCAGTCAATAAAATTATGGTAAAGTATCGTTATTCTATCCCTAGGTTAGATGACATGCTTGATGAGTTATATGGTGCATGCATATTCactaaaattgatttgaaaaatgggtatcATCACATTAGAATGAAACCAGGGGATGAATGGAAGACTgcatttaaaacaaaacatggGTTATATGAGTGGTTAGTAATGCCTTTTGGGTTAACTAATGCCCCTAGTACTTTTATGCGTCTAATGAACCATGTTTTGCGAGACTTTTTGGGTAAATTTGttattgtttattttgatgATATTCTCATTTATAGCACTTGTTTGGATGACCACTTGTCACATGTTTCAGCTGTTTTGGAAGTGCTTCGAAGAGAAAAATTATATGCTAATCTTAAAAAGTACACTTTTTGTATTGATCGAGTTATATTTCTTGGTTTTGTTGTGAGTGCGAGTGGAATTGAAGTTGATGAGAAAAAGGTAAAGGCTATTCGTGAATGACCAACGCCTAAGAATGCTTCTGAGGTACGAAGTTTTCATGGGTTAGCTGGGTTTTATAGAagatttgtaaaaaaattttctaccaTTGCTACGCCTCTCACAGAGGTTATAAAAAAGGATGTTGGATTTAAATGGAAAAGGGAACAAGACATTAGATTTCATACCCTAAAAGACTGTTTGTGTTCTgcttttattcttgttttacctAACTTTGATAAAACCTTTGAGATTGAATGTGATGCTTCTGGGATTGGTATAGGTGCTGTTTTAATGCAAGAAAAACGAGCCATTGCCTTCTTCAGTGAAAAGTTGAATTTAGCTCAGCGTAAATATTCAACATATGACAAAGAATTATATGCTTTGGTTCGGGCTTTAGAGGTTTGGCAACACTACCTCTTACATAAGGAGTTTGTGATTCACACGGATCATGAATCTTTGAAGCACTTAAAAGGACAAGGTAAGCTTGATAAAAGACATGCTAAATGGGTGGAATTTATTGAAACATTTTCCTATGTGATTGCCTTTAAACAAGGTAAAGATAATGTCGTTGCTGATGCTTTATCTCGGAGGTATGCTTTGATTACTACACTTACCTCTAAGTTATTGGGATTTGAGTTTTTAAAGGAGTTATATGTCACTGATTCTGACTTTTCTGCTATTTATGCCTCTTGTGAACATAGTgcatttaacaaattttatagaCATGAAGGTTTTCTGTTTTGTGGCAATAGAATTTGTGTGCCTGCTTGTTCTATGAGGGACTTACTTGTTCTTGAATCACATAATGAGGGTTTGATGGGTCATTTTGGTGTGCATAAGACATTGGATGTGTTATCTGAACATTTTTACTGGCCACGCATGCGTCGAGATGTTGAAAAATTTTGTGCTAAGTGTGTTGCATGTAAACAGGCTAAATCTAAGTCTTTATCACATGCAGTGGCGGAGCTTAGTTCAGACAAGGGGTGGCCACGGCCCCcccaaatttttattaaaaaaattagtaatactttttcaaaaaataaaaaatagttcaattgactcaaatattttattatgacttaaaatacTAAAGTTCAATCttcatttcttgtttttattgcacaatagttttagttttaaacaTTCAAAACGTATCGAATTTGGACTGAATTGAGTGTATTCGCATTTTGCAGCTCTCTATTCAATAAGCAACACTCCTTTTACCtttgagttcaaatataaaaaattaggtattttttatttatgtaatttaatattattttatattttactatttatttaatttaatttttttatatgataaaaaaatattagaatattcaataagtattgatattattgtatttgtataaattgataaaaaatttaataaatattataaattttaatatttgtccttctaatttttttatatattttattggatatatattcaaatttttatataaaataattataaaaaatcaaaaagttGATGATGCAATTTTTTAAGAGGAAGGCTAATATTCAAAAAGGAaaacatataacttttacaatatcaacaTCTGTAGATAGTTCTTCTACTTCAATGAATCACGAAAAAAGTAAGATACAACCTTCAAAAGTTTAAAGAATTACATCTCatgagtttgaccttaattCTTTGGAACGATACTCTGAAAAACGGCTTCAAATTTGGGAATATCACCCAAATTAGAGAGATGATGTTAGATGAGCTTATCTTAAACGGGTCTATATTAAAAGtatcttgacaattatcttCTATCTGGCCCCCCAAAATTTCGTTTCAAGCTCCGCCACTGATCACATGGTTTGTATGCCCCCTTTACCTGTTCCTATGCATCTGTGGGTTGATATTTCTATGGATTTTGTTCTTGGTTTGCCTCGAACAAAAAAAGGACGAGATAGCATCTTTGTTGTGGTAGGCAGATTTAGTAAAATGGCTCATTTTATTGCATGCCATAAAACTAATAATGCAATAAATATTGGTGATCTGTTCTTTAGAGAGGTTGTGCGTTTGCATGGTGTTCCCCAAACTATTGTTTCTGATCGTGACGTAAAATTTTTGAGTCATTTTTGGAAAGTTTTATCGATAAATTAGGCACAAAATTATTATACTCTACTACTTGTCATCCTCAAACTGATGGTCAAACTGGAGTAGTAAATAGAACATTAGGGACCTTATTACGTGCTGTTGTTGGTAAGAATTTAAAAACTTGGGAAGATTGTTTACCTTTTATTGAGTTTGCTTATAATAGAACTATTCATTCTTCTACTGGATTTTCTCCTTTTGAACTTGTTTATGGTTTTAATCCTTTAACTGTTTTGGACTTATTAcctttgcctttgagtgatATTGTTAGCTTGGATGCAGAAGGTAAAGCGGAAAAGGTTAAAGCTATGCACTTGAAAGCACGTGAATtgcttgaaaagaaaaataagttgACAGCTCAACGGGTGAATAAAGGTCGAAGACATCTTGTCTTTGAACCTGGTGACTGGGTATGGGTTCATTTGAGAAAGGAGAGGTTTCCTACTCAAAGAAAATCCAAGTTAGACCCTAGGGGTGATGGTCCATTTCAAGTGCTCGAAAGGATTAATAACAATGCTTATAAGATTGACCTTCCAGGTGAGTATAATGTATCAGCCACTTTTAATGTCTCTGACCTATCTCCTTTTGATTGTGATGCAGATTCGAGGACGAATCTTTTTCAGGAGGGAGGGAATGATACGAGTCATGTGGGACAAACTGAGAACTGTCATATGCCAATTGGTCCAATTACAAGAGCAACAActaagagaataaaagaaggTTTTGCAAACATGGCTAAATCATGTGTTCAGGAGATGCATCAAGAATTAGGCAAGACAATGATTAGCGATTATCAAAAGTCAAATGTCTTACTATTTTACAAGATGCATTGAAGACCCTCATTAATCAAGATGTCACCTtcttagaatttattttatatttattttatttttgttatttgtttgttttaggcCCAGATATGATTTGGcccatttttttctattctagTGAACTTATGAGTTAGGGTTTTAAATTTAAGAGGTATAAAAACCCTCTAAGACTTGGTAGCCActtttttccttaattttgatgaatgaaATTTTCTTTGAGTTTCTTTGAGAAACTTAGGTGTTATTAGGTGAGGTAGAGTGATTCCTTTAGCTGTTGCATCAGGAAATCAAATTGAGGTAGATGAGTCCCTTTCTTTGATCTTCCATCTTATCCTAAGTTACGTTGCGTATCAATTTTCTTAATGTTATTCTCAATTCCAAAACCCCACAGGCCTGCAGCAGTAGCTTCTGCTAAGAATGAACTTGAACTTGTACATCAATAGATTGgtttccattattattatttttttcttgtcaCTAATATTGTGATTTATATTTAGTTTCTTTATTGTTCTAGTTCTATCACCAATTGGAAGAATATGAGAGATTTGGAACATAATATTGTTCATCCATTCAGTTCAATGAGAAAGTCTTTGTTTTAGTTTGTCATTGATGTTATGATTATAGAATACTTgataataagaagaaaaaaaagatttcaTCTGATTTTATCTTGATAAATGACTCTTGTCACTGCGACATATTGAAATGAAATGATACTAGTACGTGGTCCACTACATTACATTTCCTTTCTCAGCAACTAGCTAGTGAAAATCAGAGAAAGTTAAAGAGAAAGAACAACCCTGATTTGTCATGGAGTTTCTGCATTCTAGTTGAAAGTGATATCTTTCATTTTAAACGAAGCATAGCAAAAGGATTTGAAAGCTATGTTCCTATCCTATGTATCCCCTGTAATGTGCTGAATGAAACTTGTGCTAACATATTTAAATCTGAACTTCCTTCCAATTTATTGAAAGTCAATTGAACAAGTATCTTTTCTAAGGGAAACCTTTTACTACATTTATGTCCATATATATTACAATGACCTTGTAGCAAGCTAAAGGTTAATTGCCACTAAATCATTTGACTACTGAGCAGGTAATTGATAAAAGATTTCACATTTGATTTATATAGGTAGATTTTCATTAATATACCATTTATTACTTCATAACACATTACTATTAGCTCAGAagcattatttttctttcttctatctTGATGAAACCGTCATTATTCGAGTCTTGTTACCTATTAGCattacttttctttcttctatctggatgttcattttactaggtATACAGATAGTTATTTTCATTGTTAAGTAGATGTTTGGTTGTTAGTATTAGATTCAAGTAGATACAATTAAATTATATTGGATGTTTAGTTTTATAGGTATGTAAAtggttattttcattttcaagtGGATGTTTGGTTATTcgtataaattaattattatatacctTATGTGAATacataaaaagctaaattgTGGTAGATTAAAATAACGAactataattattattcaattattacATTTGAATTAAAGTTTATAGTGATTCGTTCATAGTGTGATTGTATCtacattgaaaaagaaaagaacgtATTCCATATATTACTATAAActttaattcaaatatttaatttttttaaaaatctattaataaaaaaaaataaaaaagcaaatttgataattaattttttctaagAACTAAAATATtcaactaaaattattttagaaattgATTTAATGTAT
This portion of the Arachis duranensis cultivar V14167 chromosome 6, aradu.V14167.gnm2.J7QH, whole genome shotgun sequence genome encodes:
- the LOC107493193 gene encoding GDSL esterase/lipase At1g73610-like; translation: MVSVVALVFLGTMFALVAATNGGQYPALFAFGDSILDTGNNNNLATLTKSNFPPYGRDFIGGKPTGRFCDGKVPSDLIAGDLGIKGTLPAYLDPNLRNEDLSTGVSFASGGTGNDDLTAQTQGALSLSTQMKNFQECIGRLKAFMGEERANYIISNSLYLLSSGNNDIALTYSSPLRSSIPFPLYASQLVGWTSDFLKQLYDAGARKVWVLSTLPLGCLPGGRTVAGGPLRLCSDTVNREAQLFNDQLASAVSSLQGTLSGSAFQFIDIYATLLNIIQNPFSSGFLNVANGCCGTGLVEIGETCKLALGSCPNPAAYVFWDAGHPTQRAYELIVSSILPK